Genomic window (Nicotiana sylvestris chromosome 7, ASM39365v2, whole genome shotgun sequence):
aggtcgtggtttttgtcccattgagttgggattttttcacgtaaaaatcctccGTGTTCTTTATTTACTGCCGAGATATTGtgggaacaattagagaacctgattccctatactGGTTGGTTGTACAGTCTATTGCTTACAGTAGGAACTACtagagaatctggttctctatacagtgggAATTTATTTTGTGTCTCCTTTGCATACTGGTTCCGTAGTTAGCACCGTACCAAACTAATATAGGACTAGATCgctatacagtttggttcattaGTATTTCTAGTGGAAACTTATAGAGAACCCGATTCTCTATACAATCTGGTGGATACTTAGtttctaacaattggtatcagagcgggttctttctaaaaggttaacacctagaaaggatctacaTGACTGCTCCACCAAACTTCAAGAAAAGTCAATCAACCAATAGACCAcaaagatttcagaagatggGCCGCAAAAATGGTGGGATCCCAAAAAAAAGGAAGTTTCAGCATGAATTTCAAAGGAAATGATtgttgttataagtgtggaaatcCTAGACACTTCATCAAAGATTGCCATTTTTGAAACAAGAGCATCACAAACACAACTATGACAAAGTAGCAAAAAGGAACCCGGTTCCTGACAAACGATTCAGCCGAAAAAGTGCAGCTGAAAATGTTGTGAAGCAAACTCTTGCTGCATGGAGAGACTCGTCCAGTGAATCATAAGAGGACCCAGATGCAGGAAGcagctccatgatggcagtgCAAAATGAAGCAAAGGAATTTGATTCATTGTTTGCATTGATGGCTCAGTCCGATGAGGATGAAGAGGATGACAATGATGAGGTAactttcagggatgttcagagaaatctgaagtcCTACTCTTCGAAAAAATTAGTGTCATGagcaaatgttctaattgatacatattatagttttgttaatgATAAAGATGCCCTAATCATAGGGCTAGAAGATGTTGAACAGTCTAGAGATGATTTGATGGTAGTGGTTGATGACTTGAAGAAAACCATAGAGAACCTTGGCAAAGAAAAGAATACTCTAGTAGAGAAAATTGCAGTTACTGAGCAAGAAAGGGACGATATAGTAGTTTCCATTGAAGAATTAAGGGAACAAGTAGAAGAAGTAACTAGAGAACATAACTTGTTGAAAAAGCAAACAAAAAAATGGATGGACAACACTGAGAGAGAGGAAGTGGCTAGAGAGGCTCAACTTGAACTT
Coding sequences:
- the LOC138873512 gene encoding uncharacterized protein, with translation MAVQNEAKEFDSLFALMAQSDEDEEDDNDEVTFRDVQRNLNFVNDKDALIIGLEDVEQSRDDLMVVVDDLKKTIENLGKEKNTLVEKIAVTEQERDDIVVSIEELREQVEEVTREHNLLKKQTKKWMDNTEREEVAREAQLELESELKKKNRVFIVKRHTDEEPGSLKRKYVLPAWGTVKGSSQQWYIDSNCSKLMNGRTNDFLSLKAMQGGNVTGEVVLVTKRYKNIYVTNFESLQAGDMSCLKKDLVRGLPNSNFKENRVCDACAKGNI